A genomic window from Lotus japonicus ecotype B-129 chromosome 1, LjGifu_v1.2 includes:
- the LOC130734118 gene encoding uncharacterized protein LOC130734118: MENQQLVDATSQAVEKLQVDSSAIQDEQSKEHVKDVRPESNTHEGTSDSVVGESELAQRKDESTRDWESGTEQENIEAKSETEVNSDGKVDAGGDFEPKSQETDIGNNSGQNDLMKEEDDSRDEIPTEDNNLDPVFDGTEIPGMEANRSTSGRRFDAGPDTPGVVEKAVALKNFVKQKSAVAVSNVLRRLSGKSDDGVVGNSEGEGKDVSPEKAVEKSGWNPLNYIKKSSDVDLENIAEQRDSITEGSAPPIAMKGRIMLYTKLGCQESKEIRLFLRTKRLGYVEINIDVYPSRKVELEKISGSTSVPKVFFNEILIGGLSELKTLDESGNLDEKIDFLIAEAPLFETSSPPHSGEDDESSTGAPDELALIVHKMKETIAVKDRLHKMRRFTNCFLGSEAVDFLSEDQYLERHEAVDFARKLAGESFFRHVLDENLFEDGNHLYRFLDDDPIVVSQCHNIPRGIITVKPKPLAEIASRLRFLSNAMFEAFVSEDGRIVDYTSLHGSEEFARYLRIVEELQRVEILDLSREEKLAFFINLYNMMAIHAILVLGHPDGALERRKLFGEFKYVIGGSTYSLSAIQNGILRGNQRPPYNMTKPFGAKDRRSRVALPYPEPLIHFALVYGTRSGPALRCYSPGKIDEELLDAARNFLRHGGVVIDFTAKAVQATKILKWYSIDFGKNEVEVIKHVSNYLDPADSEILLDLLATSELKVTYQSYDWGLNC, translated from the exons ATGGAAAATCAACAATTGGTGGATGCAACTTCTCAAGCTGTTGAGAAGCTGCAAGTGGATTCCTCTGCCATACAGGATGAACAATCGAAGGAACATGTGAAAGATGTTAGGCCTGAGTCTAATACTCATGAGGGAACAAGTGACAGTGTTGTCGGAGAATCTGAATTGGCTCAGAGGAAAGATGAGAGTACTAGGGATTGGGAGTCTGGAACTGAACAAGAAAACATAGAGGCTAAATCTGAAACTGAAGTCAATTCTGATGGTAAGGTTGATGCCGGTGGAGATTTTGAGCCTAAAAGTCAAGAAACAGATATAGGTAATAATTCTGGACAGAATGACTTGATGAAAGAGGAGGATGATAGTAGAGATGAAATTCCAACTGAGGACAACAATTTGGACCCTGTGTTTGATGGAACTGAGATTCCGGGAATGGAAGCCAACCGGAGCACCTCTGGCCGTAGGTTCGATGCAGGGCCGGACACTCCAGGTGTGGTTGAGAAAGCAGTTGCTCTTAAAAATTTTGTTAAGCAGAAAAGTGCAGTGGCAGTCTCCAATGTGCTGCGTCGCCTTTCTGGAAAAAGTGATGATGGTGTTGTGGGTAATTCTGAGGGTGAAGGTAAGGATGTTTCTCCTGAGAAGGCTGTGGAGAAATCTGGCTGGAATCCCTTGAATTATATCAAGAAATCGTCTGATGTTGATCTTGAAAACATAGCTGAGCAGAGGGATTCAATAACAGAAGGTTCAGCACCACCCATAGCAATGAAAGGAAGGATTATGCTTTACACAAAACTAGGGTGCCAAGAATCTAAAGAGATTAGGCTATTTTTGCGTACGAAAAGGCTTGGATATGTGGAAATCAACATAGATGTATATCCCAGTAGAAAGGTTGAGTTGGAAAAGATTTCTGGATCGACTTCTGTTCCTAAGGTTTTTTTCAATGAAATACTTATTGGAGGCTTGAGTGAGCTAAAGACCTTAGATGAGTCTGGAAACCTTGATGAGAAAATTGACTTTCTGATTGCTGAAGCACCATTGTTTGAAACCTCATCACCGCCTCATTCTGGAGAAGATGATGAGTCCAGCACTGGAGCACCTGATGAACTGGCTCTTATCGTCCACAAGATGAAAGAAACTATTGCTGTGAAAGACCGATTGCACAAAATGCGCAGGTTCACTAACTGTTTTCTGGGCTCAGAGGCTGTAGACTTCTTATCAGAAGATCAATATTTGGAAAGGCATGAG GCTGTTGATTTTGCACGAAAGCTTGCCGGCGAATCCTTCTTTCGGCATGTTCTTGA TGAGAATCTATTTGAGGATGGTAATCACTTGTATCGATTTTTGGATGATGATCCAATTGTGGTGTCACAATGTCACAACATTCCTAGGGGCATAATTACCGTGAAGCCGAAGCCTCTGGCAGAAATTGCATCAAGGCTAAGGTTTCTCTCCAATGCAATGTTTGAAGCCTTTGTTTCTGAAGATGGACGAATTGTTGATTATACAAGTCTGCATGGAAGTGAGGAGTTCGCAAG GTATCTGAGGATTGTCGAAGAGCTCCAACGAGTAGAAATATTGGATTTGTCTAGAGAAGAGAAGCTCGCGTTCTTTATTAATCTCTATAATATGATGGCCATCCATGCAATCTTGGTACTGGGTCATCCAGATGGGGCACTGGAAAGAAGGAAATTATTTGGAGAGTTCAAATATGTTATTGGTGGGTCCACCTACTCCCTTTCAGCTATTCAAAATGGCATATTGAGGGGAAACCAGAGACCACCATATAACATGACGAAGCCATTTGGTGCTAAAGATAGGCGTTCAAGG GTGGCACTTCCTTACCCTGAGCCTCTTATTCATTTTGCTTTGGTGTATGGTACCCGATCTGGGCCTGCACTGCGGTGCTATTCTCCTGGAAAGATTGACGAAGAACTATTGGATGCAGCTCGTAATTTCTTAAGACATGGAGGGGTTGTAATAGATTTTACTGCAAAGGCTGTACAAGCTACCAAGATCCTTAAATG GTATAGTATAGATTTTGGTAAGAACGAGGTAGAGGTGATCAAGCATGTGTCAAACTATTTAGATCCAGCAGACTCAGAAATATTGTTGGACCTGCTTGCTACTTCTGAGTTGAAGGTGACATATCAGTCTTATGACTGGGGTTTGAACTGCTAG